One genomic segment of Rhodopirellula islandica includes these proteins:
- a CDS encoding glycosyltransferase produces the protein MSASRVMFVARHYWPLCAGRHEAAAATFELTQRLASWGMQVQVVTPRHGNTWPTEIMLGDVKVHRVAAAPRGDWSTQRYVRHLGHWLAERMPGLDAIVCDQLREESRAVATAVQSGPPEVGGARATVGVAMCGGWGEDSDEIWCQNTRSGRRVLQSCIGMDAVVTDHAKTDRYLVSHGVPAEKLRRRPVGFHRPVRVTNEERMDARRSLRGINLDLTTDNDSRVLLWCGPMAGPASSESGVGALVQSARFLAARDPDLRIWMLGDGKLRDWVHAELRAEGVRSVVAIPGSFSDMTEIWRSVDAVVLNEDSQLRFTFPATLAAGLPVIVADHPAAREYLQTQFDASILDSLAWYEPAKPSTLRKAFRSVWGDLEMAKQHAFELARDLSRRHPLEPELTFWQSILRPDQNMSNPKAS, from the coding sequence GTGAGTGCGTCTCGGGTGATGTTCGTGGCTCGGCACTATTGGCCGCTGTGCGCGGGGCGACACGAAGCCGCTGCGGCGACGTTTGAATTGACCCAGCGGTTGGCGAGCTGGGGCATGCAGGTGCAGGTCGTGACGCCCCGGCACGGCAACACTTGGCCAACCGAAATCATGTTGGGTGACGTGAAGGTTCATCGTGTGGCGGCAGCCCCTCGCGGTGATTGGTCGACGCAGCGTTACGTCCGACATTTAGGACACTGGTTGGCTGAGAGAATGCCCGGACTCGATGCGATCGTCTGTGATCAACTTCGGGAGGAATCTCGGGCGGTGGCCACCGCAGTTCAGTCGGGGCCGCCGGAGGTGGGCGGCGCGAGAGCCACCGTGGGTGTTGCGATGTGCGGCGGATGGGGCGAGGATTCGGATGAGATCTGGTGCCAAAACACGAGAAGCGGCCGCCGCGTCCTGCAATCCTGCATTGGGATGGATGCCGTGGTCACGGACCATGCCAAAACGGATCGTTACTTGGTTTCGCACGGTGTTCCGGCGGAAAAGCTTCGCCGGCGTCCGGTCGGTTTCCATCGACCGGTCAGGGTGACAAATGAGGAACGAATGGACGCGAGAAGGAGTTTGCGGGGGATCAATCTCGACCTGACCACCGACAACGATTCACGCGTGCTTCTGTGGTGCGGGCCGATGGCCGGACCGGCGTCCTCCGAAAGTGGTGTGGGCGCCTTGGTCCAGAGTGCCCGTTTTCTCGCTGCCCGAGATCCGGATCTGAGAATCTGGATGCTTGGCGACGGGAAGCTACGCGACTGGGTGCACGCGGAACTCCGAGCCGAGGGCGTTCGCAGTGTCGTCGCGATTCCGGGGTCGTTTTCGGACATGACGGAAATCTGGCGTTCGGTTGACGCCGTCGTGCTGAACGAAGATTCTCAGCTGCGGTTCACCTTTCCGGCAACATTGGCGGCGGGGCTTCCCGTGATTGTCGCCGATCATCCAGCGGCGAGGGAGTACTTGCAAACCCAATTCGACGCTTCCATTTTGGATTCGTTGGCTTGGTATGAGCCAGCCAAGCCGAGTACGCTGCGGAAAGCGTTTCGTTCCGTTTGGGGCGATTTGGAAATGGCTAAGCAACATGCCTTCGAATTGGCACGCGATCTTTCGCGTCGTCATCCCTTGGAACCGGAATTGACGTTCTGGCAATCCATTTTGCGTCCCGATCAAAACATGTCCAACCCGAAAGCCTCATGA
- a CDS encoding aldose epimerase family protein yields the protein MNRLFAHWFAGVLMLGCLAVPGRAQDQMQVEDFDSIQLYTLENKSGAKVQITNFGAIVTSIVVPDRDGKLGDVALGYDSVESYINAVDKPYFGAVVGRYGNRIAEGEFTLDGETYSLATNNGPNHLHGGVIGFDKVVWDAVPTAVNGKPALKMTYHAKDGEEGYPGNLSVAVTYQWTDENELIVHYEATTDKATPINLTQHTYFNLAGEGNGTILDHELILNASKFTPVDSTLIPTGELREVEGTPFDFRKAKTIGRDIGVDNEQLEFGLGYDHNFVLDRSGEPGEMMWAARVLEPVTGRVMEIRTTEPGIQFYCGNFLDGRLEGKSGKSYVHRGGFCLETQHFPDSPNQPTFPSAILKPGEKYDTTTVFRFSTK from the coding sequence ATGAACCGACTCTTTGCACATTGGTTTGCGGGTGTGTTGATGCTTGGATGCCTTGCCGTTCCTGGCCGGGCACAAGATCAGATGCAGGTCGAGGACTTTGATTCGATCCAGCTGTACACACTTGAAAACAAGTCCGGTGCCAAGGTTCAGATCACCAACTTCGGTGCGATCGTGACCTCCATCGTGGTGCCTGATCGCGACGGGAAGTTGGGCGACGTGGCGCTGGGGTATGACTCCGTTGAAAGCTACATCAACGCAGTCGACAAGCCCTACTTCGGTGCGGTGGTTGGGCGCTACGGGAACCGAATCGCCGAGGGTGAGTTCACGTTGGACGGCGAGACTTATTCGTTGGCGACCAACAATGGCCCCAATCACTTGCACGGTGGCGTGATCGGATTTGACAAAGTTGTCTGGGATGCTGTGCCCACGGCGGTCAATGGAAAGCCCGCGTTGAAGATGACCTACCACGCGAAAGATGGTGAAGAGGGGTACCCCGGCAATCTGAGCGTCGCGGTCACTTACCAGTGGACGGACGAAAACGAATTGATTGTCCACTACGAAGCGACGACGGACAAAGCCACCCCGATCAACCTGACCCAGCACACTTATTTCAACTTGGCCGGTGAGGGCAACGGGACCATCCTCGACCACGAGTTGATATTGAACGCTTCGAAATTCACCCCGGTTGATTCGACCTTGATTCCCACCGGTGAATTGCGGGAGGTGGAAGGGACACCGTTTGATTTTCGAAAGGCGAAAACGATTGGACGCGACATCGGTGTCGACAACGAACAACTCGAATTCGGGCTGGGATACGACCACAACTTTGTGCTCGATCGTTCCGGTGAGCCAGGAGAAATGATGTGGGCAGCCCGTGTTCTCGAGCCAGTCACTGGCCGTGTCATGGAAATTCGCACCACTGAACCGGGGATCCAGTTCTATTGCGGGAACTTCTTGGATGGACGTTTGGAAGGGAAGTCGGGCAAATCTTACGTGCATCGAGGAGGGTTCTGCTTGGAGACTCAGCACTTCCCCGACAGCCCCAATCAGCCGACGTTTCCATCGGCGATTTTGAAGCCTGGTGAGAAGTATGACACGACAACGGTGTTCCGCTTCTCGACGAAATGA
- a CDS encoding YceH family protein, with protein sequence MNEENAAENETSQPHPLSAAARRCLGVLVEKAKTTPDGYPLSLAGLITGCNQKSNRSPQMQVDESDALSALDELRAAGAAREIQGSGRVTKYRHAAYEWLGVDSPGAAIMTELLLRGPQTAGELRTRASRMHKFPDLDSLKTELDSLIEKGLVESLTPSGRGQTFSHCLYTPQERLYLVDKIKKQDASAAPTKSAPVTLEPVESGSGKSAHDDRIDKIQDRLDSVTAKLEALEKRLEFLES encoded by the coding sequence ATGAACGAAGAAAACGCTGCTGAAAACGAAACCAGCCAACCTCACCCGTTGTCCGCCGCTGCGAGACGTTGCTTGGGCGTGTTGGTTGAAAAGGCCAAGACGACGCCGGACGGCTACCCACTTTCCTTGGCCGGTCTGATCACGGGCTGCAATCAAAAGTCCAATCGTTCACCGCAAATGCAGGTGGATGAATCGGACGCTCTGTCAGCCTTGGATGAGCTTCGGGCCGCCGGTGCGGCTCGCGAGATCCAAGGCAGCGGACGGGTGACGAAGTACCGGCACGCAGCCTATGAGTGGCTGGGGGTCGACAGTCCCGGGGCGGCGATCATGACCGAGTTGTTGCTGCGTGGGCCACAAACCGCGGGCGAGTTGCGCACCCGAGCGTCTCGCATGCACAAATTTCCCGACCTGGATTCGCTCAAGACCGAATTGGATTCGTTGATCGAGAAAGGTTTGGTCGAATCGCTGACGCCTTCGGGGCGCGGGCAAACATTCTCGCACTGCTTGTACACGCCCCAAGAACGCTTGTACTTGGTTGACAAAATCAAGAAGCAGGACGCTTCGGCAGCGCCCACCAAATCGGCACCTGTCACATTGGAACCGGTGGAATCTGGGTCAGGGAAGTCCGCCCACGATGATCGAATCGACAAAATTCAAGATCGACTCGACAGCGTGACCGCCAAACTCGAGGCGCTTGAAAAACGCTTGGAGTTCCTCGAGTCATAG
- a CDS encoding alpha/beta fold hydrolase — protein MPSFTPSRSVLRIPRVKVAGWRTAAALLAGCVILIPSIVTAQTRGPAEKAAKQDRFEITARASEIDPRVKAYPEINFLIEDAKGKPADQQQAMFNPNVNSRGQLVIWLMGHNSQLFEKVGDYGLHAIRVHYANKWFSICCQEKPVPPTCRGNMRLEAATGEDYTDEVDLAKPDGMAERAFQFVRWLAERNSPGNWEQFLNEDRTDLNWDKVIVAGSSHGSTTAARFAKHQRVARVVALCGPRDQHQNWQALPSATPPNRYFAFSHVLDGGWVDDHYCRSWEMLGLNAFGPIVNVDEQAPPYGHTRRLITDFDVDGDAKRAHSSVQPGRSAAKDPKTGEYKHEAVWRYLFTHPVDQVGTPVDRDPDCTHDQKQ, from the coding sequence ATGCCGAGTTTCACACCCTCGCGTTCTGTCTTGAGAATCCCTCGCGTCAAAGTGGCTGGATGGCGGACCGCCGCCGCTCTCCTGGCCGGATGTGTCATCCTTATCCCTTCCATCGTCACAGCCCAAACCCGCGGGCCAGCCGAAAAAGCCGCCAAACAAGATCGTTTTGAAATCACCGCTCGCGCATCGGAGATCGATCCTCGCGTGAAGGCCTACCCGGAAATCAATTTCTTGATCGAGGACGCCAAAGGAAAACCGGCGGATCAACAGCAGGCGATGTTCAATCCCAACGTCAATTCCCGAGGCCAATTGGTGATTTGGTTGATGGGCCACAACTCACAGCTGTTCGAAAAAGTAGGCGATTACGGCCTGCATGCGATTCGAGTCCACTACGCCAACAAGTGGTTCAGCATCTGCTGCCAAGAAAAACCGGTTCCCCCGACCTGTCGCGGCAACATGCGTCTGGAAGCCGCCACGGGGGAAGACTACACCGACGAAGTGGACCTGGCCAAACCTGACGGGATGGCGGAACGAGCCTTCCAATTTGTTCGTTGGCTGGCCGAACGAAATTCACCCGGCAACTGGGAACAATTCCTCAACGAAGACCGCACCGACCTGAACTGGGACAAAGTCATCGTGGCCGGCAGTTCTCACGGTTCGACCACCGCCGCGAGATTTGCCAAGCACCAACGAGTCGCTCGCGTCGTCGCGTTGTGTGGACCGCGGGACCAGCACCAAAACTGGCAAGCCCTTCCGTCGGCGACGCCGCCGAACCGCTACTTCGCGTTCTCTCACGTGCTGGACGGTGGCTGGGTCGATGACCACTACTGCCGCAGCTGGGAAATGCTCGGACTGAATGCCTTCGGCCCGATTGTCAACGTCGATGAACAGGCACCGCCCTATGGACACACCCGCCGTTTGATCACGGACTTCGATGTCGACGGAGACGCCAAGCGAGCGCACAGCAGCGTGCAGCCAGGACGCTCCGCCGCCAAGGATCCGAAAACGGGCGAGTACAAACACGAAGCGGTCTGGCGTTACCTCTTCACGCATCCTGTCGACCAAGTTGGCACGCCCGTTGATCGCGATCCCGATTGCACTCACGACCAAAAACAGTGA
- a CDS encoding AMP-binding protein — MELLPVDTYLIILIVLIALLVIAILLAVFSPRLFVRGLFRPVLATFYRKRVVGLEKFPKEGGCLLVSNHMSWIDGILILWALPRNVRFVVDGSNFTSKIGDYLGRAFDTIFMMGGPKSIGRAIRDAREGLNKGDVVGIFPEGTITRTGQLQAFRPGMSKILKNTDAKVVPVHLEGMWGSIFSFSGGKYFWKWPDKFRRTITVYVGDPLPADTPISTVRGKVQALGSQAQIDHRREFPVLARQVLRVWRRRGKRLQAADTLGTEVGGRKLLINTLALRRCLHREVFSKDEQFIGVLLPPSVGAVAVNVALAADRRVSANLNYTVSSEVMNHCIHDVGIKHVLTSDRFLEKIDVELDAEIVSLDKLKEKVSLADKVIAALQATIVPSWLLDRILGLNKIQSDDLLTVIFTSGSTGMPKGVLLSNANVSHNVDAVNRAIRLTTEDVVIGVLPFFHSFGYAVTLWAAQTLGPAGVYHFNPLDSKQIGKLAEKYKATVLLGTPTFMRGYLRRITPEQFKTLNVAVVGAEKMPADLFDAFEKRFGVRPVEGYGTTEMSPLVSVNIPPSRSAAKFQPDRVEGSVGRPLPGISARIVSPDDGTELDANEDGMLLVTGPNVMRGYANRDDLTQSAVIDGWYTTGDIAHIDNDGFLHITGRLSRFSKIAGEMVPHVRIEEELGKLLSEGEDDDQVRVCVTAVPCDRKGERIIVLHLPTSQIPDALREGLKEAGLANLFIPAADSFFEVDQIPLLGTGKLDLKGARDRASELTLASC; from the coding sequence GTGGAGCTGCTGCCGGTGGACACGTATCTCATCATCTTGATTGTTCTCATTGCCCTGCTGGTCATCGCGATCTTGCTGGCCGTGTTCTCTCCACGGCTGTTTGTTCGTGGCCTGTTTCGCCCGGTCCTGGCCACTTTCTACCGGAAACGTGTCGTGGGATTGGAGAAATTCCCGAAGGAAGGCGGTTGCCTCCTGGTCAGCAACCACATGTCGTGGATCGATGGGATCTTGATTCTGTGGGCCCTTCCACGAAACGTTCGCTTCGTGGTCGACGGCAGCAACTTCACGTCCAAGATCGGCGATTATCTCGGCCGAGCCTTTGACACGATCTTCATGATGGGCGGCCCCAAGTCGATTGGACGAGCCATCCGTGACGCCCGCGAAGGGCTGAACAAGGGTGACGTGGTCGGCATTTTCCCCGAGGGCACGATCACGCGAACCGGGCAATTGCAGGCCTTCCGCCCGGGGATGAGCAAAATCCTGAAGAACACCGACGCGAAAGTCGTTCCGGTTCACTTGGAAGGCATGTGGGGCAGCATTTTCAGTTTCTCCGGCGGCAAGTACTTCTGGAAATGGCCCGACAAGTTTCGACGGACAATCACGGTGTACGTCGGCGATCCGCTGCCGGCCGACACCCCGATCTCCACCGTTCGCGGCAAGGTCCAAGCCTTGGGGTCCCAAGCCCAAATCGATCACCGTCGCGAATTCCCAGTGCTGGCACGCCAAGTCCTGCGGGTCTGGCGACGCCGGGGCAAACGACTGCAAGCCGCCGACACCTTGGGCACAGAAGTGGGTGGCAGAAAACTGTTGATCAACACGCTGGCTCTGCGCCGCTGCCTGCATCGAGAGGTGTTCTCCAAAGACGAACAATTCATTGGCGTGCTGCTTCCCCCCAGCGTCGGTGCCGTCGCGGTGAACGTGGCCTTGGCCGCTGATCGACGTGTCAGCGCCAATCTCAACTACACCGTCAGCAGCGAGGTGATGAACCACTGCATCCACGATGTGGGAATCAAACACGTGCTGACCAGCGATCGGTTCTTGGAAAAGATCGATGTGGAACTGGACGCCGAAATTGTTTCGCTGGACAAACTGAAAGAAAAAGTCAGCTTGGCCGACAAAGTCATCGCGGCCCTCCAAGCGACGATTGTGCCGAGCTGGCTGCTGGATCGAATTCTGGGCCTGAACAAAATCCAGAGCGATGACCTGTTGACCGTCATCTTCACCAGCGGTTCCACCGGAATGCCCAAAGGCGTGCTGCTATCCAACGCAAACGTCAGCCACAATGTCGATGCCGTCAATCGTGCGATCCGCCTGACCACCGAAGACGTGGTCATCGGCGTGCTGCCATTCTTTCATTCGTTTGGTTACGCGGTCACGCTCTGGGCAGCACAAACGCTTGGCCCCGCCGGTGTCTACCACTTCAACCCGCTGGATTCCAAACAGATCGGCAAACTGGCCGAGAAGTACAAGGCCACGGTGCTGCTGGGCACACCGACGTTCATGCGTGGTTACCTGCGACGCATCACCCCGGAACAATTCAAGACGCTCAATGTCGCGGTGGTGGGCGCCGAGAAGATGCCCGCCGACCTGTTCGATGCCTTTGAGAAACGCTTTGGAGTCCGCCCCGTCGAAGGCTACGGCACGACGGAAATGAGCCCCTTGGTCAGCGTCAACATTCCGCCCTCACGTTCGGCTGCGAAGTTTCAACCCGATCGCGTCGAAGGCAGTGTGGGCCGTCCCTTGCCCGGGATCTCAGCGAGGATCGTCTCGCCTGACGATGGAACCGAATTGGATGCCAATGAAGACGGCATGCTGCTCGTGACCGGTCCCAATGTGATGCGAGGCTACGCCAATCGCGATGACCTGACTCAATCCGCTGTCATCGATGGTTGGTACACGACCGGTGATATCGCGCACATCGACAACGATGGCTTCTTGCACATCACGGGGCGTCTGAGTCGCTTCTCCAAGATCGCTGGCGAGATGGTGCCACACGTTCGAATCGAAGAGGAACTTGGCAAACTGCTCTCCGAAGGCGAGGACGACGACCAAGTCCGCGTTTGCGTCACCGCCGTTCCATGCGACCGCAAAGGCGAACGCATCATCGTCTTGCATTTGCCCACGTCCCAGATCCCCGACGCACTCCGCGAAGGGCTGAAGGAAGCCGGACTGGCAAACTTGTTCATCCCAGCCGCTGACAGTTTCTTCGAAGTCGACCAGATCCCGCTGCTGGGAACCGGAAAACTTGACCTCAAAGGTGCCCGAGATCGGGCCAGCGAACTCACGCTGGCGAGCTGCTGA
- a CDS encoding ABC transporter permease translates to MTYFGFVLKSLWRRPLRTGLTLMALATAIGSVMALSGVAEGFTESFRGVYESHRVDVVVSRQGSADRLSSSLEETYVARVTAVEGVASAAGVLLETLSAEDQQVYGIPAMGMRTESWLFKDYEMQLAGSLASENSEVEGQVYLGENLAGRLDCQPGAILNLFDEPFLVAGVFQSGSVWENGSMIVPLDQLQDLAGRDGQITYINVVLDESIQASDVGQVVERIKAVDVKLLPLATDEFVSSDTRMQLAGAMAWMTSTIALLVGAIGTLNTMMTSVLERTGEIGILRAIGWPAKRIAGVILCESVMLALMASVLGGLGASVLLQVLANSEATGGLLQPTIATGVWVRGLVVGLGIGVLGASLPVWRASQMRPADALRHQG, encoded by the coding sequence TTGACTTACTTCGGTTTCGTGCTCAAAAGCCTGTGGCGGCGACCGCTGCGCACGGGGCTGACGCTGATGGCCTTGGCCACCGCGATTGGTTCCGTGATGGCTTTGTCGGGCGTGGCCGAAGGGTTCACGGAGTCATTCCGTGGGGTGTATGAATCACATCGAGTCGATGTGGTTGTTTCACGCCAAGGTTCCGCGGATCGTTTAAGCAGTTCGCTGGAAGAAACCTATGTCGCGCGGGTGACGGCGGTCGAAGGTGTCGCCAGTGCGGCGGGAGTTCTTTTGGAAACCTTGTCGGCGGAAGACCAGCAGGTTTACGGAATTCCAGCGATGGGAATGCGGACCGAATCGTGGTTGTTCAAGGACTACGAGATGCAATTGGCCGGTTCGTTGGCGTCTGAGAACTCCGAGGTGGAGGGGCAGGTTTATTTGGGCGAGAACCTGGCAGGACGACTGGATTGTCAGCCGGGCGCGATTTTGAATCTGTTCGATGAACCGTTTCTTGTCGCGGGAGTTTTCCAAAGCGGAAGCGTTTGGGAAAACGGTTCGATGATCGTGCCGTTGGACCAGCTTCAGGATTTGGCTGGCCGTGACGGGCAAATCACTTACATCAACGTGGTGCTGGACGAGTCAATCCAAGCGTCCGACGTTGGTCAGGTGGTGGAGCGAATCAAAGCGGTGGATGTCAAGCTTCTGCCCTTGGCGACGGATGAGTTTGTGAGCTCGGATACTCGGATGCAATTGGCCGGCGCGATGGCTTGGATGACATCGACGATCGCGTTGTTGGTGGGAGCGATTGGAACGCTCAACACCATGATGACCAGTGTTCTGGAACGAACCGGCGAGATTGGGATTTTGCGAGCGATCGGTTGGCCAGCCAAGCGAATCGCGGGAGTAATCCTTTGCGAATCGGTGATGCTTGCGTTGATGGCTTCGGTTTTGGGCGGACTCGGTGCGAGCGTGTTGCTGCAGGTGTTGGCAAACAGCGAAGCAACGGGTGGATTGCTGCAGCCGACGATCGCGACAGGGGTCTGGGTGCGAGGGCTCGTCGTGGGGTTAGGGATTGGTGTTTTGGGCGCGTCATTGCCCGTTTGGCGTGCGTCACAGATGCGCCCTGCGGATGCCCTTCGCCACCAGGGATGA
- the hpt gene encoding hypoxanthine phosphoribosyltransferase, translating into MRTLIDESQLDDGVSKLAKEIDSHYGDRPITVVAVMTGSLVLFADLIRRLSMPQRVGVIHASSYRGGTQAGKLEIDSKMLIDVQNRDVLLVDDIYDTGATLTKLSEAIADMGASSVSTAVLLRKLRPEQIGPKPDFVAFEIPDEFVVGYGLDYLDMYRNLPFIGVLEPDEIEATARQ; encoded by the coding sequence ATGCGAACGCTGATTGACGAATCCCAGCTCGATGACGGGGTGTCGAAGTTGGCCAAGGAAATTGATTCCCACTACGGCGATCGGCCCATCACAGTGGTCGCGGTGATGACCGGATCGTTGGTCCTCTTCGCCGATTTGATTCGCCGGTTGTCGATGCCTCAGCGAGTCGGCGTGATTCATGCGTCGAGTTATCGGGGCGGAACACAGGCGGGCAAATTGGAAATCGATTCCAAGATGCTGATCGATGTGCAGAACCGGGATGTGTTGTTGGTGGATGATATTTATGACACCGGAGCCACGTTGACCAAGCTCAGCGAAGCGATCGCGGACATGGGCGCCTCCAGCGTTTCCACGGCGGTCTTGCTTCGGAAGTTGCGACCGGAGCAGATCGGCCCGAAGCCTGACTTCGTGGCGTTTGAAATCCCGGACGAATTTGTCGTCGGGTATGGGCTGGACTACCTCGACATGTATCGCAACTTGCCGTTCATCGGTGTGTTGGAACCGGACGAGATTGAAGCGACGGCGCGCCAGTGA
- a CDS encoding glycosyltransferase family 4 protein, with amino-acid sequence MKIALVIPTMDRGGAEKQVVLLAKGLHEAGHDVRVFLLTRDGPRSAALRDAGIPVVLIGKRFKMDPTALFRLKKELIHFAPDVVHTWLFAANCFGRVAAKWAGVPVIIASERCVDPWKTSWHFRIDRRLQKLSQAITTNSTGVQGFYSANGLDPAQFVVIPNGVESVGTTGLSEIDREEAMGRLDVQPDRRLILAVGRLWPQKRIRDLIWSGELLATTHGATTLVIIGDGPQRDELVRHRDAVSSPLHVRFAGQREDVAELLPHADLFWIASEYEGQSNAVIEAMLAGVPVVASDIPGNRDLVIEGETGWLFPLGDEAALVRRSLSALNDPEECKRVSERARQRIVTEFSLDAMVERHIELYVRLLSERVLPER; translated from the coding sequence ATGAAGATCGCCTTGGTCATTCCCACCATGGACCGTGGTGGCGCCGAAAAACAGGTGGTCCTGCTTGCCAAGGGGTTGCATGAAGCCGGGCATGACGTCCGCGTGTTCTTGCTCACGCGTGATGGCCCTCGGAGTGCAGCACTGCGAGACGCTGGCATCCCCGTCGTCTTGATTGGCAAGCGTTTCAAGATGGATCCGACGGCGTTGTTTCGATTGAAGAAGGAGCTCATTCATTTCGCACCCGATGTGGTGCACACATGGTTGTTCGCCGCGAATTGCTTTGGGCGTGTGGCTGCGAAATGGGCGGGGGTTCCCGTCATCATTGCCAGCGAGCGTTGCGTGGATCCCTGGAAGACGTCCTGGCACTTTCGCATTGATCGACGATTGCAGAAGCTCTCGCAGGCGATCACGACAAACAGTACCGGCGTCCAAGGATTTTACTCGGCCAATGGGTTGGATCCGGCGCAGTTTGTGGTCATTCCCAATGGAGTCGAGTCTGTCGGCACAACGGGACTCAGTGAGATCGATCGCGAGGAGGCGATGGGCCGGTTGGATGTGCAGCCGGATCGTCGATTGATTCTGGCCGTCGGTCGACTGTGGCCTCAAAAACGAATTCGTGATTTGATCTGGTCGGGCGAGTTGCTGGCGACCACGCACGGGGCGACGACGTTGGTGATCATTGGGGACGGGCCCCAGCGAGATGAATTGGTTCGCCACCGAGACGCGGTGTCCTCGCCGTTGCACGTTCGTTTCGCTGGGCAGCGAGAGGATGTCGCTGAACTGCTGCCGCACGCGGATCTGTTTTGGATCGCGAGTGAATACGAAGGGCAAAGCAACGCGGTGATCGAAGCGATGTTGGCGGGCGTTCCCGTGGTCGCATCGGACATTCCCGGCAATCGAGACTTGGTCATCGAAGGGGAAACCGGATGGCTGTTTCCGCTGGGGGACGAGGCGGCTTTGGTCCGCCGAAGTTTGTCGGCTTTGAATGACCCAGAGGAATGCAAGCGGGTCTCCGAGCGAGCCCGACAACGCATCGTCACGGAGTTCTCGCTCGACGCGATGGTCGAGCGCCACATCGAACTCTACGTGCGACTTTTGTCGGAGCGGGTTTTGCCTGAGAGGTGA